The sequence below is a genomic window from Acidobacteriota bacterium.
ATTCGATGACCGCCTGGTTGCGAAGCCTCGCCTTCACCTTCTGCATCTCGGCATCGAGACGGTTCCCGCGAACGGCCTGCTCCACGCGCGGCCGCACCGTATCGAACGGCGGCAGCACGGACGCGGCGCGCTCTTCCAGCTTGAAGATCTGGTAGCCGCCTCGCGGCATCTCCACGATATCGCTCAGCTCTCCCGGTCGAAGCTTGTCGAGCACGGTCCTCAACGTGGGATTGATGTCCTCGACGTTCAGCGGTCCGACCAACCCGCCGTTCTCCTTGGTGGGGGAGTCGGACGTCGCTTTCGCTACGCTCGCGAAATCCTCGCCCGCGGCCAGCCTCGCGCGGGCGGCGTCGATCTTCGCCCGCGCCGCCGCCAGATCCTCGGGCCGCGCCGTGAGGGCGCCGGCCCCGGCCTGGAGCGGCACCGCGACGGTGATCTCCCGCAGCGTCAACGTCGCGGGCGTCATCAGCTCCTCGCGATGTCCGCTGTAGTACTGCCGCAGCTCTTCCTCGGTGAGCGTGATCCGGCGGAGCACTTCCTGGCTCTGCACCGCCTGGATCATGTACGCGCGCTCGAAGTTGTTGCGCAACTGATCCATCGTCAGCGCTTCCTGCGCCATGGCGGCCTTGAGCTGCTCGTCGTTGAGGTTGTTCTCCTTCTTGATGGTCTCCAGCGCGTTCTTGAATTCCACGTCGGTGAACTTCGCGCCGAGCTCGCGGCCGTGCTGCGCGATCAGCATCTCGTCCACGGCATTGACGAGCACGTCCGGCGTGACCGCGGTGAGCTGCTGAACGATCGCGGCGTCCGTGAGGTTCGGGTTCCCGCGATTGCGCTCGCGGACCGCCTCGGTCTGGCGGTCGACGAGCTGCGTCTGCGTCAGGATCTCGCCATTCACCCGGACGATGATGCGCTCGAGGATCATGCCGGTCGTCTGCTGACGGGCCGCAAGGCCGGTGCCGGCGAACGACAGGATGGCAACGAGCGCGCTGGTCGTGAGCTTCTTCATGATGGCAGACTCTCCATGTTACCGGGCGACCAGCGAGCGGCTCAACTCCGCGAGGAGCCGCGTCACCCGGTCGAACAGCCCGCCTGGCTGCGAGGGGTCGGGCGGCGTTTCGGCCAGGATCTCGGCCCGGGTGAACCCGGACGCGACCTCGGTCGTGGCGCGGGCCGTCCACCACGACGTTGAGACGTCCGACGTGGGGGCCGTAGCCGGGCTCGGCCCTCGAATCGGGCGTCGCGTCGTGGGCGCCGGCACCGCAGGAGCGGGGGCGCGTTCGGGCTTCGCGAGATCCAGCCGGAGCACGGCCGGAGGCACGAGCGTGAGG
It includes:
- a CDS encoding peptidylprolyl isomerase; this translates as MKKLTTSALVAILSFAGTGLAARQQTTGMILERIIVRVNGEILTQTQLVDRQTEAVRERNRGNPNLTDAAIVQQLTAVTPDVLVNAVDEMLIAQHGRELGAKFTDVEFKNALETIKKENNLNDEQLKAAMAQEALTMDQLRNNFERAYMIQAVQSQEVLRRITLTEEELRQYYSGHREELMTPATLTLREITVAVPLQAGAGALTARPEDLAAARAKIDAARARLAAGEDFASVAKATSDSPTKENGGLVGPLNVEDINPTLRTVLDKLRPGELSDIVEMPRGGYQIFKLEERAASVLPPFDTVRPRVEQAVRGNRLDAEMQKVKARLRNQAVIEWKDETLRTQYQRRLAELTAQQ